Within Carassius carassius chromosome 8, fCarCar2.1, whole genome shotgun sequence, the genomic segment GCAAAACTACAGCTAAAGTATTACAAACACATTTATTCAAATCAGGTGAGACTTGTCTCACTACTTTGTAAAACCTCAAAGTGAGTCGGTGCAGCACATGAAACGCTGAAATACTAAATCACCAAGCACAGGAAATTCAGTAGCGGGATTAATGGTCATAATCTAGCAAATTTCCTCATGTCATTTGCTAAAAATCTTAATCATGGACATCTGAAATGTGAGCTTGTTTAGTTAGTGAGACTGTATATATAGTAGTACATACCGTGAAATCCACTGAAAACTGGTTGGTCCATTTGCGTCCTCTACAATACAACCTTTACTGTGATTTTAGATTAATGTGTGACTTAATTTATCCAAAGAGTCTGTTtccttaaatgtattatttttggcAGTAAACTAGCGATTTTATTCTTGGCATATGCTTTACTAGCTAAGCACTtcctataaatataaatatttaaattattcttctaattcattaaatattttaagtgtttttgatAGTAATAGTGATCTGAAGTAATGCAAATGTATATATATCTTTCCATATACACTATATATTACTGAAAATAAACATCGTCAGTGCAAAACCCTCGAGATTATGATGACCGCCAACTATAGTTCAAAGGAAAAACACTTTGGTTTTTCTAAAAGCATAAAACGAGAAGCGGTTTGACGGTGGAAAATGGCAAGAACTATGAAGGCCTAATGTTAAAATTCCCTTTTTCTGTTTGAGTTGATAAAGCAAACTACGTCCAACTTGTTAATTCACATTAAAACTACTCTAAAAAAGCACATACAGGAAtgagcaataaaataataaaaccctTCACATGAATCAATATTGCACCAATCCATCAGTTGTCAAACTACACAATAAAATAAAGCTCATGTACTATGAGCTCTCGTATCCTTTCAAAATATGTCTAGGAGATCTGTGACTCTCTACTGTGGTTCTGTTCATAATGTGTTTACCCTAAATAAtctcttttttatataataataatctctAGTATTATATTTCTATCTGCAGTGGTACATGTCATGGCTTTAATCATATTAAGCTATATTTAGTTACACCGTTTCTTAGATGGCGGAATTAGATTTCTCTTCTTTACTAGAATCCACCAGTGGCTGTGTAACTGAGCTCGGTTTCTCCTCCACCTTTGTAGCATCTGCCGCAGCTTTCTCAGATGAGCTTGCACCCTGTTCCGAGGAAGATTTGGAAGCTTCCACCAACGGGACCTTTTCTTTGACCGGAGAGGCAGAAAGTGTGACACTGCCAGGCTCCTCCACAGAGGTGGCAGTCAGAGGCGGAGCCCCGCTAAAACCACGGGCGATGTCATCGAACGTTCGCCCTTTGGTCTCCGGTACTTTGAAGTACgtaaagatgaagaagaagatgagGAAGATCATAAATATAATGAAGACATACGGCCCGCACAGCTCCTGTAATTCACAAAcaataagaaaaaagttaattcTGACGTGCACACATTTTAccacaaaataaaatcacaataactAGTTATGAGATAAAAATGTTCTATATTAGGAGAATTATTAGTTTTAAGTGGTTAAAGTAATGgctattgttttaataaattactttaaGAGATTAATTgtagaataaagtcattatttttgttttatttgcacagaaaaagtattctcgtagcatcATAAAATGAccattgaaccactgatgtcacatggactgttttaccgatgtCATTTCTGGGAATGGGTttattacattgctgtctatgaagggtcagaaaactctcagatttcatcaaaaatatcttaatttgtgttctgaagatgaacgaaggtcttatgggttttggatttttaatttttgggtataCTATCCATTTAAACTCGTACCTCCAATTCTGTAGTTTAGGAAACTATATTCCCCCAAGGAGAAGAATACACTTATTTAAACATTAGatcaaaatttattataatagaaaaaaaaaattatatatatatatatttatatatataatataaatatatatataaatggatttgatagattaaaatgatttaaaattcaagttttaagagtgatttaaaaaaacatatttaaaataaataaatataaatatttaacataaatatttatttttatgtacatacagtatgttaaataaaaattgaaatgaaaagctgGTTCTCCATATAGAATATTAACAgttttactttaaaaattaattcaGTAGATATAAGTGGTTAAAGTAAAGGCAattgatttaatacattttaaaaagcttttaatacgttttttttttttttagttttagtaagcTAATTCCCACAAGGAGAATAATACACTAAtttaacatcaaaatcacttggcatgaaataattgtttattatagaataattatttaaaaactttattttaatggttATTTAATGGTATTTTTAAGTAGTTAAAGTAATGGCAGTTGCTTttaaattaatctaaattaaactCATACCTCCAGTTTTGGGAAGCTGATTCCCACAAGGAAGTTGGCTGTCCAGTTGGAGCATCCTGCAACGGCCATGGCGGCAGGACGTGGCCCCTGGGAGAACAGCTCAGCCACTATGAACCAGGGAATGGGTCCAGGGCCCATCTCAAACATGGCCACAAAGGCAAAGATTGCAGCAATGCTGAGGTAGCGAAAAGCCTCAATGTCCTTCTGCTCAGGAACAAAGGTAGGAAAATACAGGTACAACATTAGCATTCTAATGATGGTCAGATATTTACAGTGACAGTTTTGAATCTTCAGCAGAATGAAAACAGACAGCAGGACCCACCAATAAGAGAGCAATGGTCATGGCCAAGGCGCTGACAGCCATTCCACACAAACCAATAAGGTGCAAAGTTCTTCTTCCTGCCCTCTCCACCAAGAAAAGCTTGTAGAAAGGAAAATTTCAAAAGTATTATTTCAAACACATCACAGATTTCTTATGAAGTTCAATGATAAAATACTTACAGATACTATAGTAAAGACAGTGTTGACGGCTCCAGCTCCAATGGTGGCATAAATGGGCTGAGTCACTCCAGCTGACTTAAAAATACCAGTTGAGTAATAAAAAACCTttgagaaacaaaaagaaaagtccAAATGGTTAACAAAAGAATTTTAAGTGATAGTAAAATAAGAACACTAGTGTACATTAAACATTTGATAGTCTGACCAAATAATGAGCTATAAAGTGGAAGTTAAAAATCATGGTTGATATCAGAAATCATTTGTCACATTCAAAATGTAAGGTCAAGACCGGCACATTGCATTTCAGGATACTGCATTTTGGAACATATTAAAAGTTTCACATTATAAGTATAGTAAGACATCCAAATATTTActgcatatatacagtatgcatattATAAAGAATTTACCTACCGTTTCACATTCAAAATAGTAGGTAGCATGCCGTAACAAGCACAGTGCATGATGGGTAATGCATGTCACTCACAGCGTTGATGCCAGACAGCTGTTGGGACAGCTGCAGCATGACAGCGATGAGCAGAGGCTGGCGGTAAGCAGCGGTGCGGAAGAGCTCTGGGATGGTCACTTTCTTCTCCATGGCCATCTTCGCACTCTCCTCCTTCATCTCTTGCATGTCCTTCCCAACATCCTCGCAACCACGGAGACGCACCAGCGCTGAGTGACAAAAGAATGGCGTTTTGGTCATAGAAACCTAATAAGAAAGACTTCTAAATTTTGGCATGGGTAAAATTGttgaatgtttctgaaagaagtgcTTGAGCTTACCAAGGttatatactgtgtgtatttatataaatatatatatatatatatatatatatatatatatatatatatgtgtgtgtgtgtattaatatatatatatatatatatatatatatatatatatatatatatatatatatatatatatatatattaaacatttgatttatgtatatatatatatatatatatatatatatatatatatatatatatatataatgcattatttattttaacttaattgTATGTGTATATTTAGATGTATTCTAGGATAAAGGGCAACTTTTGCATCATCAGCATCAGAGAAGATGCCAAAACCTGCTGTTGGTCTTTTGTCAAGTTCAGGGACTGTTAAAGACTCGAGCTTTTGCTTCCTCTATAAGGAACAGTAAACCACAATATTAGAGTAGGGATGGTTTCTCCACTTTAGTTTCCAGtttcagaaaacacttatttCCAAGCTAGTTTAGCAAGTGTGACAAGGTGTCATGTTCTTAGATGAGGTTAAATGTTGTCAGTCCCTACTGCTTTACAACATGGCAATGACTGTTCTTCTGATTTACATGAATTCTGAATTCAGAACACTAAATAAGTTCTGCTCTAATAGCCTGCTTCTTAGATGTTATTGGTAAACAGATTCATTTTGAAGATGAATGTCTCAGAAAATGGTACATAATGCACATATGAACAAAACCTGTCACATTATGCATGTAGCTTATAATGATTTCACAAACTTTATCTGGCTTACAGCAGAAGTAATGTCTCCAATACctagcatcaccaaacagaattTCCTGAATCCTTGCCAGCTGACACTGGTTGACTAAAAGATGCATTCAAAACTAGGTTTGATGTATCAGGTTGGTCAAGATGCTCAAAACAGGGCCAGATTTTGAAActggagtttaaaaaaaaagcattttacaaCATAGCTGTGGTATGTGCGTAATAATCTGGTGTAAAATAAATTATCCAGCTCCAGTAGATGGTAACGTGTATGTTATTTAATAAAGGGCTCCTGTTTAAACAGATGTTTTAGCTCATTTTGTCATCAGCATTCTCAAAGGCATAATTAATGTTAAGTGGAAACATAAGGTTAAGTGCATTTGGCACAACTTCATTGCCACACAGATGAACACTGGtcaccaaataaaaaaaagttattagtaGTAATAGTGTTCTCTGAGGGAGTGGTGGCAAATTTGACATATTTCTCTTTTCTGACTTATGTAATCATATCagatattttctttctcttttgtaaAGCCATCATGGATTATTTAATTTGCTTCTGAAGTAAAAGGCAATGCAAAAGATATATTTGCTGTAGTTTGTATTCACACTATAAATGTTCTTTCGGCGTAAGCTGTTCAGTGAAGCATGATTGCAGCTCAGTGGAGATAAAGCTCATTTTCATCTCTTTTTTACCTGTACGGGCCTGTTCTTCCTCATTGAGGTTAATGAGCAGGTACCGAGGGCTCTCTGGACAGAACGGAAGCAGTATACACTGCAGGACAGCAGGTAGCACGGTTAAAGCCAGAAGCAGAGGCCAGAGCTTTTGTGAACCCAGCAGATTCTCCAGACCCAAAATCTAGATGGAAAAGGACACAACTTAAAAGTAATTTGATCATTTACAGGTATCAAATTAAAACTGATTAGGTTATGATGGCATAGATTAGACTAGCAGCCTTAAAAATGGATCAGCAGACTCAATTAGAAGCTTCATGTAACATAAGTGCATCAGAACTAATCAGAAGGGATATTTCCCCAAGGCTTTGTTGTGGCACAAACATATAATGAGGCCATAAGGCTCTTAAAAtgatttacacattttttataaaCCATCTGGTCATGTCCAATATTAAAAGCTACTGTACAGGCAACAAACTACATTGCTGTGCTATAGAATGCTTTACCTGTGCGATTAAGATGCCCACCACGACACCAAGCTGGTGAAGGGTCCCAAAGGCCCCACGAAGGGGAGTGGGTGACACTTCTCCAACATACATTGGAGTAAGACCGGTGAAGAGACCACAGAACAGCCCAATAACCAGCCGACCGGCAATGATCATctcaaaggaggagcagagagtgCACAGTCCCATGAGACCCCCACCAATCAGAGCCAAGATATTCACAAGGAACATAGATTTACGTCTGCGGAAAGAAAAACAGACAGGGAGAGAGGGAGTTCAATTGAATTAGAAACactaattcagcagcaaatggaGGAAATGAGAAAAATTACAGCAAGGGAGAGAAGAACACAATGTTAAGACTTGcatccttttttgttttagtcaCAATTGTTGTCCTCGAATGAAAACGTCACATATATAGTCAATGTCATATTCAttcgttttattatattttgctctgattaaaattatatatactacTTTTAGTTGAAAAAATGTGCAAAACTGTAAtaaaccacattttttttttaccaaatatttATCAGAAACCATCCAAAACCAGGGAGAGTGGCAGAGAAAGTCACAGAAAAAGAACAATGGCCACTGATCACATGAATGCTTTTCTGACAGTGTGGAGAGTGTTCAAGCTGAGAGGAAGACAGAGGTCAACTCTTCTACTCTGAGTGCCCTCATTATAGTAaactacttttattattaatgaagCATTTACTGTCCAGTTAAAGCAGCATTGTGATAAACTCTGACATCAGATGAGGCATTATCTGGCTGAGGTTTCCCAGCACAACAACATAAATGAAAAAAGACTACTTTAAACTTCTCTGTTCATCTTTCTTATATTTATTCCCCTTTACTGATACATAAATTACATGGAAGACAGCTTCAAACCAACAATGTAAACATTAGCTCCATGGTGCAATGTACTAGAAAAAAATGCACTAGGCCATAGGTCTGACCTCAATGTGTCTTTACCAATAAATGTAAACCTAAGTATATGAGTAATGACACGGAAGAAGTCACAAGCTCAggatttctttcttttcatttaaaatacaaaagcCTCTGAGCTCAGGACTTCCACAAAGGACATGTCAGGTTCTTTCCAAGTCAAAACTGGATAATATTAGCCAAATTACACATGATTAATTAATTTCCACTCACCTTCCAAATTTGTTGGCTACGACACCGACACTGAATGATCCCACCATTCCACCCACGCTAAAAATGGCCACAGCAAAACTCCACACAATGGTGCACACGCCTGGACTGATGTGCTCCCCGTAACGCTCTATCCATGTGGCATTAAAGAATTCCCGCAGTTTCTAAGcagttaaaatgttttcattaaagaTGGCCAATGCATAATTCCTATATTGCCATTtgtatatgtgtttgtatttttgatgaaTCATTTTGATTAAGtgctaaataaatatgttttggtcaatttaatgcattcttgctttaAATCTTAAACATTTATGCAACTGAATGTGTAGTATACGTTTGTTTGAACCTTTGATTGGTACTACACACAACATAAATCCACACCTATTTACCTGTTCTGGGGCATTGATGACTCCTGTGTTAAAGCCAAACTGCAGGGAGCCAATTACAGCTGTCGATAAAGAAAACAGGAGGTAGCATGTCACCTGCTTCTGTGAAACAAGAGAGAAAACGTTCAATGTTGGTTAGTTGtcattgtcattttattttgccttttttttttttattgtcacatTTTGATCATAAAAATGAAACATACACACAGACTTAGATTAAAGAGAGTTAGATTAAAGTAGCCTATTTATCTATAAAAACACtgttattcatattaaaaattgtctatataaaatatttaataatcataTACGCCATGTTAATCATACTTTAACTGGTGTGACAAACAGACAGCCCGGGAAAGATTTCAATTAAACAAGAAACACTAATTCAGCAGCAAAGAGAGGGTATGAGAAAAATGACAGCAAGAAAGAGAAGAACTAAGTAATTAGACTTGGATGAAAATGTCCTTTAATGTTCATTTTGTTCAGATTAAAATCCCATATACTTTAAGCTGACAATAATGTGTGAAATGACTGAATAAAACCTGTCAAACTGTAATAGACCAAAttctaacaaaatatatacatatttattataataattatttaagaaCATAAAAGATCAACATTAGATAAGTGAAAATTTTCATTACAAACTCCTGAAATAATAACATATAAGTAATAATTATTGTAAGCACAGTATTACATAATTTAGTaattaatactttaacattttataattgtatttttaaaatgaatcacatatacattttcattatataCATTAATGTTTGTTTAACTGAATTCTCTAAAAACACCCAGTAGTCAAACTGCACTCCACTTACGTAAATGTAAACACAACAGCAGCTAATATTATACATCTCTATCATCACAAATCAGCCATGTCCTAACACAGCCCTGCCTCCATCTGTAAGACTACACTGTGACTACAGACTACAGGTTTCTAGGGCAACAGGACACAGCAGTGCTGACACTGTGGATTGTGAAGGGCTGTGTGATGCTGAGACAGAGATGTTCATGAGACTTTAAGatggagtctgagtcaagtctcGAGTCTTTGTCACTGGAATCTTAGTCAAGTCACGAGTCaaagtcaagtctcaagtcatTTAACGACTCGCTAAAAAAAATCCCATTCAGAATCCTCATTGAAATATTCCTACAAAGCTATTTTATAGGCTATAGAcaaaatatatagtaataatCTGTTTTTTAGGAGATTTTAAGATATAAGGTTAATGCACATACAGCCTGTATTTTAAACCATTATTCTAGAATAAGAGTCCTATCTACCACGACACATAAGATAAAcattataaatactgtatattatttctTTCTGAAGTCAGGGGTATTCAATTACAGTTCCAAGGCGGCTTCTATGTTTTCTTCCAAGCAGAGGTCAGGACAATATATATATGAGCAGAAAGGAAAGAGATAACCAGCAGTTTCAAAGTTTTAGCTCTATCCTAGCCATCGAACAACAGTTAGCCTACCCAATTATAATGACAAGATTCTTcagaaattttattacatttacatttacatttaatcatttagcagacgcttaaagcgacttacaaatgagaacaatagaagcagtcaggtcaacaagagaacaacaacagtatgtatacaagtgccatgacaagtctcagttagtctagtatagaacgcatagccaggtttttttttttaattaaaagacaagaaaaggaaaagtgctagtattagttgatAATGCTAAATATATATCAGAAACGTCTTGTCACATCTGGTTTGAACAGGTTATAGATAGACAAATAGATAGTAAGAAAAAT encodes:
- the LOC132145173 gene encoding solute carrier family 2, facilitated glucose transporter member 3-like isoform X2; translated protein: MVGSFSVGVVANKFGRRKSMFLVNILALIGGGLMGLCTLCSSFEMIIAGRLVIGLFCGLFTGLTPMYVGEVSPTPLRGAFGTLHQLGVVVGILIAQILGLENLLGSQKLWPLLLALTVLPAVLQCILLPFCPESPRYLLINLNEEEQARTALVRLRGCEDVGKDMQEMKEESAKMAMEKKVTIPELFRTAAYRQPLLIAVMLQLSQQLSGINAVFYYSTGIFKSAGVTQPIYATIGAGAVNTVFTIVSLFLVERAGRRTLHLIGLCGMAVSALAMTIALLLKDIEAFRYLSIAAIFAFVAMFEMGPGPIPWFIVAELFSQGPRPAAMAVAGCSNWTANFLVGISFPKLEELCGPYVFIIFMIFLIFFFIFTYFKVPETKGRTFDDIARGFSGAPPLTATSVEEPGSVTLSASPVKEKVPLVEASKSSSEQGASSSEKAAADATKVEEKPSSVTQPLVDSSKEEKSNSAI
- the LOC132145173 gene encoding solute carrier family 2, facilitated glucose transporter member 3-like isoform X1, with the protein product MEGEKKQVTCYLLFSLSTAVIGSLQFGFNTGVINAPEQKLREFFNATWIERYGEHISPGVCTIVWSFAVAIFSVGGMVGSFSVGVVANKFGRRKSMFLVNILALIGGGLMGLCTLCSSFEMIIAGRLVIGLFCGLFTGLTPMYVGEVSPTPLRGAFGTLHQLGVVVGILIAQILGLENLLGSQKLWPLLLALTVLPAVLQCILLPFCPESPRYLLINLNEEEQARTALVRLRGCEDVGKDMQEMKEESAKMAMEKKVTIPELFRTAAYRQPLLIAVMLQLSQQLSGINAVFYYSTGIFKSAGVTQPIYATIGAGAVNTVFTIVSLFLVERAGRRTLHLIGLCGMAVSALAMTIALLLKDIEAFRYLSIAAIFAFVAMFEMGPGPIPWFIVAELFSQGPRPAAMAVAGCSNWTANFLVGISFPKLEELCGPYVFIIFMIFLIFFFIFTYFKVPETKGRTFDDIARGFSGAPPLTATSVEEPGSVTLSASPVKEKVPLVEASKSSSEQGASSSEKAAADATKVEEKPSSVTQPLVDSSKEEKSNSAI